One part of the Eulemur rufifrons isolate Redbay chromosome 16, OSU_ERuf_1, whole genome shotgun sequence genome encodes these proteins:
- the LOC138397345 gene encoding LOW QUALITY PROTEIN: uncharacterized protein (The sequence of the model RefSeq protein was modified relative to this genomic sequence to represent the inferred CDS: inserted 8 bases in 7 codons; deleted 2 bases in 2 codons; substituted 6 bases at 6 genomic stop codons), giving the protein MPSSRPINQRGYFRVSYYCPRALLRRLLEAQGLLSVPQGDEENGKVRCALQTALLWSFPRGWHFAWKEKWPDVQLYTDSWAVANGLTGXLGTXKXQDWKIGDKETWGRGMWIGLSEWAKNVMFVSHVNAHQRVPTEEEDFKNQVDRMTRSMDTSRTLSPAXPVTTXRAHEQSGQGGRDGGYACAQQRGIPLIKANLATATTACPICQQQRQTLGPNXGTVPWGDQTATLWQVDYIGPYPSWKGQRFVLTXSGYVFAFPAHNASAKTAILGLTXCLIHCHGIPNSIASDRGAHFTAKVQQWARAYGIHRSYRVSHHAGAAGLLEWCNGLLKLQLQHQLDDNTLQDXDKVLQEATHALNQYPMYGTVFPIASIHGSSNQRVEMGGAPLTISPSDPPAKFLLLVPLCIMSAGLEILVPEGGMLLPGDTTMTPLNWKLRLPXLLMPLSQQAKRGVTVLAGVIGPDGQGEIGPLLHNGGKEDDAWNTGDSSGHLLVLPCRVIKVXGTLQQPNPGGTTNGPDPSGMKVWVTPRTPVKESXPAGVLAEGKGXTEWVVENGSYKYQLQPCGQLQKQGLCLSRKPALLTRPECSVNTPGPALNQCGTGAVDDRSCLSSFRRQSGKTVRALFKDPVELKALLPTVMSVGAGKEGVGRAVGLGGGRGCQAAEEDPLPGCGTAGLVLRDKAGAGGCRSLRGWPGAQLRGAGD; this is encoded by the exons ACTGCTTTGCTCTGGAGCTTCCCACGAGGCTGGCACTTtgcttggaaggagaaatggccagacGTGCAATTATATACTGATTCATGGGCTGTAGCCAATGGTTTGACTGGATGATTAGGGACTTAGAAGTAACAGGATTGGAAAATTGGTGACAAAGAAACTTGGGGAAGAGGTATGTGGATAGGCCTTTCTGAGTGGGCAAAAAATGTGATGTTTGTGTCCCACGTGAATGCCCACCAAAGGGtgcccacagaagaggaggattttaaaaatcaagtggaTAGGATGACCAGGTCTATGGATACCAGTCGGACTCTTTCTCCAG CCCCAGTCACCACCTAACGAgctcatgaacaaagtggccagggaggcagggatgggggtTATGCATGTGCTCAGCAACGTGGAATTCCACTCATCAAGGCTAACCTGGCTACAGCCACCACTGCGTGCCCaatctgccagcagcagagacaAACACTGGGCCCCA GTGGCACCGTTCCCTGGGGTGATCAGACAGCTACCTTGTGGCAGGTTGACTACATTGGACCATACCCATCATGGAAGGGGCAGCGTTTTGTCCTTA ATTCTGGATATGTATTTGCCTTCCCTGCACACAATGCTTCTGCCAAAACTGCCATCCTTGGACTTA GATGCCTTATCCACTGTCATGGTATTCCAAACAGCATTGCTTCTGACCGGGGAGCTCACTTCACAGCCAAAGTGCAGCAATGGGCCCGTGCTTATGGAATTCATCGGTCTTACCGTGTTTCCCATCACGCTGGGGCAGCTGGCTTGCTAGAATGGTGCAATGGCCTTTTAAAGCTGCAGTTACAGCACCAACTAGATGACAATACTTTGCAGGACTAGGACAAAGTTCTCCAGGAGGCTACACATGCTTTGAATCAATATCCAATGTATGGTACTGTT TTTCCCATAGCCAGTATTCACGGGTCCAGCAATCAAAGGGTGGAAATGGGAGGGGCACCACTCACCATCAGCCCCAGTGACCCACCAGCAAAATTTCTGCTTCTTGTTCCCCTGTGCATTATGTCC GCTGGTCTTGAGATCTTAGTTCCAGAGGGAGGAATGCTTCTACCAGGAGACACAACAATGACTCCATTGAactggaaattaagactgc cgcTCCTCATGCCTCTGAGTCAACAGGCTAAGAGGGGAGTTACTGTGCTGGCTGGGGTGATCGGTCCAGACGGCCAAGGGGAAATTGGACCGCTGCTCCACAATGGAGGTAAGGAAGACGATGCCTGGAATACAGGAGATTCCTCAGGGCATCTCTTAGTATTACCATGCCGTGTGATTAAGGT GGGGACACTACAACAACCCAATCCAGGTGGGACTACAAATGGCCCAgacccttcaggaatgaaggtttgggtcacACCTCGCACCCCTGTTAAAGAATCGTGACCAGCTGGGGTGCTTGCTGAGGGAAAGG AGACAGAATGGGTAGTAGAAAATGGCAGTTATAAATACCAGCTGCAACCATGTGGCCAGTTACAGAAACAAGGGCTGTGCTTGTCACGA AAGCCTGCTCTGCTCACACGCCCAGAATGCAGCGTTAACACCCCAGGGCCAGCCCTCAACCAGTGCGGGACAGGGGCAGTGGACGACCGTTCCTGCCTTTCATCCTTCAGGCGACAGTCCGGGAAGACAGTCCGTGCACTTTTCAAGGACCCTGTTGAACTCAAGGCCCTGTTGCCCACA GTGATGTCAGTGGGAGCCGGGAAGGAGGGAGTAGGGAGGGCAGTTGGGCTTGGAGGCGGCAGAGGCTGCCAGGCTGCCGAGGAAGACCCCCTTCCGGGCTGCGGGACTGCGGGGCTCGTGCTCCGGGACAAGGCGGGTGCTGGAGGCTGCCGCAGCCTGCGTGGGTGGCCGGGAGCTCAACTCAGGGGAGCAGGCGACTAG
- the MCHR1 gene encoding melanin-concentrating hormone receptor 1: MDLEASLLPTGPNASNTSNGPDNLTSAGSPPRTGSVSYINIIMPSVFGTICLLGIIGNSTVIFAVVKKSKLHWCSNVPDIFIINLSVVDLLFLLGMPFMIHQLMGNGVWHFGETMCTLITAMDANSQFTSTYILTAMAIDRYLATVHPISSTKFRKPSVATLVICLLWALSFISITPVWLYARLIPFPGGAVGCGIRLPNPDTDLYWFTLYQFFLAFALPFVVITAAYVRILQRMTSSVAPASQRSIRLRTKKVTRTAIAICLVFFVCWAPYYVLQLTQLSISRPTLTFVYLYNAAISLGYANSCLNPFVYIVLCETFRKRLVLSVKPTAQGQLCTVSNAQTAEEERTESKGT; encoded by the exons ATGGACCTGGAAGCCTCGCTGCTGCCCACTGGCCCCAACGCCAGCAACACCTCCAATGGCCCGGATAACCTCACCTCCGCGG ggtcGCCTCCTCGCACAGGGAGTGTCTCCTACATCAACATCATCATGCCTTCGGTGTTCGGCACCATCTGCCTTCTTGGCATCATCGGGAACTCCACAgtcatctttgcagttgtgaagaAGTCCAAGCTGCACTGGTGCAGCAATGTCCCCGACATCTTCATCATCAACCTCTCGGTGGTGgatctcctctttctcctggGCATGCCCTTCATGATCCACCAGCTCATGGGCAATGGTGTCTGGCACTTTGGGGAGACCATGTGCACCCTCATCACTGCCATGGATGCCAACAGTCAGTTCACCAGCACCTACATCCTCACCGCCATGGCCATCGACCGCTACCTGGCCACAGTCCACCCCATCTCCTCCACCAAGTTCCGGAAGCCGTCTGTGGCCACCCTGGTGATCTGCCTCCTGTGGGCCCTCTCCTTCATCAGCATCACTCCCGTGTGGCTCTATGCCAGGCTCATCCCCTTCCCGGGGGGTGCGGTGGGCTGTGGCATCCGCCTGCCCAACCCGGACACTGACCTCTACTGGTTCACCTTGTACCAGTTTTTCCTGGCCTTTGCCCTGCCCTTCGTGGTCATCACGGCCGCATACGTGAGGATCCTGCAGCGCATGACGTCCTCAGTGGCCCCTGCCTCCCAACGCAGCATCCGGCTGCGGACAAAGAAGGTGACCCGCACAGCCATCGCCATCTGCCTGGTCTTCTTTGTGTGCTGGGCACCCTACTACGTGCTACAGCTGACCCAGCTGTCCATCAGCCGCCCAACCCTCACCTTTGTCTACCTGTACAATGCGGCCATCAGCTTGGGCTACGCCAACAGCTGCCTCAACCCCTTTGTGTATATCGTGCTCTGCGAGACGTTCCGCAAACGCTTGGTCCTGTCGGTGAAGCCTACAGCCCAGGGGCAGCTTTGCACCGTCAGCAACGCTCAGACAGCTGAGGAGGAGAGGACAGAAAGCAAAGGCACCTGA